Proteins encoded by one window of Anopheles maculipalpis chromosome 2RL, idAnoMacuDA_375_x, whole genome shotgun sequence:
- the LOC126556491 gene encoding gamma-tubulin complex component 6 has translation MHSDSVYRLVDELVESIGQQYCPQVDVKTVKKCKSRAFGILLGKAGAGQPVPECTADPLAMLECHHFEMQMTSRYKYQLERCERFERLLDQIRSFEPEDGAVLVDTERAVLQFLLTLKNSSIDCSDILAETPFFGHSKMPAARYGPYPIFRPEDFRMDGRLLSACYDEKTNPYLFRATHDVFTTNIANIIACEAVRQDPLPVECSYFSDKMASLGHYQGPFRYNLLRAIRQTKADDGPYELLTSFEIVRSDEPAKQNDEEMLIFGMNWENLGQRYIPGEKPFASECPGALFHTTAAHGNMLEYKLPELKIVSRMSFIRDVKFLITGVSSSLFQFDESNRFRALPNITIEDVKIESIQSFIDQALVIGTCFRRLLMMTRKNPYTLELIMEGFVFKAFCESVENFLCCYRVLVYSYTGESLLQLLQLLSPANVQLLSMAKLCSLHPGNESDREFPTGSMLLDHLYRELIQVTQPCVSVFLLSTLRRCCVEYFAIFQRWLFQGQLHDPSGELFVFFVDHYRTNTKHFFDKAYFIRRKSVPGFLKGYDEDILLCGKYVMLLRAFRPLHPLFTLRHPELNVCLSFNEISNLRTKWLRYVAKARQLCGPAVSVRELYETKQSERIEFYRLVEENFRTYMDQWRVEQETEAQEQKRRKQKQMEDLLDQLNEIRENKLMAKRQELQEELQLEQVRLEMENRQLLRENLELTDRVKKYTALNTMMDAKLDGLQTATAELSIVPIVTITADGTDGASDEPTFQSCRESRASTTSVSFYEDAQKSPSLSVDSSPYGADSTSSCSSAAKGDLSTSGAEDLDCTVIEGPIVPTLDPAVLESDRLNSNLPPEDTAASEGERNRAKVLGSTMGVFQNEDHANANVEQLVVATASAGLRKLTEAQRNKLKILSQEFEIAPPEDATGMDVNCNRLAERRKNRERILISDYTNRAQENTAPTFGQATGQELTELQKNRRKIMSQEYNLLTEDAVPDGTTCRDPNKKPTMYLYLDSDRARNRRRILESEFNIATGVENFPASPMSVDSDTVDESTSPSVAPTNAIGGEHELKKDVNANPVAQKGNGLKLDVIAAADAAERFAIDRRFGIPDTAALALETPASAMKPAGEAEDGLDGGFDFTRAKALERRDGSSACHSLVPVEVKEKEAEEDDEIYREFVLAMKKQCENFCRLAIPSLSSDDTEPDDDSASKVLEKELNSVDVLTITRFLQYSLVIPLKAHMEIVNNEILKMYLYDLDILGHFESLRNYFLLMDGEFSTHICDNLFNRLETVRTPEELLNYQTLHSILDGALYSSNAGTDPNANRLSFIVCQVPEKFDLYSPNVFSMLNLSYRVEWPLNLIFSMETIEQYTNVFKYLVKVRRVSYVLEDSFQLLKEASKRLGKPLLHSPQYARVQLIRHKLSHLVNALKNYITSSVLHASWEAFREDLQYSTETMEDLFRKHRTYLKRVIFLCLLNKRSIEFYNNIEQIFRVVLRFYRHLRSKEWRLQEPSLAAGNGMQYYVHPRYRQMLDDEVDFEKLIKYTIFLGNKMYDHGYQKEISEFLHVININGYYDDVKPVVS, from the exons ATGCATTCCGATAGTGTTTACCGGCTCGTTGACGAGCTGGTCGAATCGATTGGCCAACAGTACTGCCCGCAGGTCGACgtaaaaacagtgaaaaaatgtaaatcacGAGCATTTGGAATACTGCTCGGAAAAGCTGGGGCTGGTCAACCCGTGCCGGAATGCACCGCTGATCCGCTGGCAATGCTGGAATGCCATCACTTTGAGATGCAGATGACGTCACGGTACAAGTATCAACTAGAGCGCTGTGAACGATTTGAACGGTTGTTGGACCAAATCCGAAGTTTCGAACCCGAAGACGGTGCGGTGCTGGTGGATACGGAGCGTGCGGTGCTTCAGTTTTTGCTGACGCTAAAGAATTCCTCCATCGATTGCAGTGACATCCTTGCAGAG ACACCTTTTTTCGGCCACAGTAAGATGCCGGCCGCACGGTACGGACCTTACCCGATCTTCCGACCGGAAGACTTCCGAATGGACGGGCGATTGCTTTCGGCGTGCTACGACGAGAAGACAAATCCGTACCTGTTCCGTGCTACGCACGATGTGTTTACCACCAACATTGCCAACATAATTGCCTGCGAAGCTGTACGGCAGGATCCACTTCCGGTTGAGTGTTCCTATTTTAGTGATAAAATGGCTAGTTTGGGCCACTATCAGGGACCGTTTCGGTACAATCTGCTAAGAGCTATCCGGCAAACAAAGGCCGACGACGGGCCGTATGAACTACTGACAAGCTTCGAAATTGTTCGTTCCGATGAGCCCGCGAAACAGAACGACGAagaaatgttaatttttggtATGAACTGGGAAAACCTTGGTCAGCGTTACATACCCGGGGAGAAACCTTTTGCTTCCGAATGTCCCGGAGCATTGTTTCACACCACTGCTGCTCATGGAAACATGCTGGAATATAAGCTTCCTGAGCTGAAGATTGTGTCACGCATGAGTTTTATACGCGATGTAAAATTTCTCATCA CCGGTGTCAGTTCCAGCCTGTTTCAGTTTGATGAAAGCAACCGTTTTCGAGCGCTTCCCAACATTACCATCGAGGACGTAAAAATTGAATCGATCCAATCGTTTATCGATCAAGCGCTGGTGATCGGCACATGCTTCCGGcggttgctgatgatgacaCGCAAAAATCCCTACACGCTCGAGCTCATCATGGAGGGGTTCGTGTTTAAGGCGTTCTGTGAAAGTGTGGAGAACTTCCTGTGCTGCTATCGGGTCCTCGTTTACAGCTACACGGGGGAATCGTTGCTGCAGCTGTTGCAGCTGCTTTCCCCAGCCAACGTACAGTTGCTTTCGATGGCGAAGCTGTGTAGCTTGCATCCGGGCAATGAGAGTGACCGTGAGTTTCCGACTGGTTCGATGCTGCTGGATCATTTGTACCGTGAGCTGATACAGGTTACGCAGCCGTGTGTGAGCGTGTTCCTGCTTTCGACGCTAAGACGCTGTTGCGTGGAGTATTTTGCGATCTTCCAACGGTGGTTGTTTCAGGGCCAGCTGCACGACCCGTCTGGTGAGCTGTTTGTGTTCTTTGTCGATCATTATCGCACAAATACGAAGCATTTCTTCGACAAGGCTTATTTTATCCGGAGGAAGAGTGTGCCAGGATTTTTGAAAGGGTACGACGAGGACATTTTGCTGTGTGGAAAGTACGTCATGCTGTTGAGAGCTTTCCGACCGTTG CATCCTTTATTCACTCTTCGTCATCCGGAGCTAAACGTTTGCTTGTCCTTCAATGAAATCTCGAACCTACGTACCAAATGGTTGCGCTACGTCGCGAAAGCACGGCAACTCTGTGGACCGGCCGTTTCCGTGCGTGAACTGtacgaaacaaagcaaagcgaACGGATCGAATTTTATCGCCTGGTGGAGGAAAACTTCCGCACCTACATGGACCAATGGCGGGTGGAGCAGGAAACGGAAGCACAGGAACAGAAGCGACGCAAGCAGAAGCAGATGGAAGATTTGTTGGATCAGTTGAACGAGATACGGGAGAACAAACTGATGGCTAAGAGGCAAGAATTGCAGGAAGAGCTACAGCTAGAGCAGGTTCGTCTCGAGATGGAAAATAGACAATTGTTGCGTGAAAATCTTGAGCTTACGGATCGGGTAAAGAAGTACACGGCACTAAACACTATGATGGATGCCAAGCTGGATGGATTGCAGACTGCGACGGCGGAGCTGAGCATCGTGCCGATAGTTACGATTACCGCGGACGGTACGGATGGAGCGAGTGATGAACCAACGTTTCAGAGCTGTCGTGAAAGTAGGGCCAGTACGACAAGCGTTTCCTTCTACGAGGATGCTCAGAAGTCGCCCTCGCTGAGTGTCGATTCTTCTCCGTACGGTGCCGATAGTACAAGTAGCTGTAGTTCCGCTGCTAAGGGTGATCTTTCCACATCCGGAGCTGAAGATCTTGATTGTACGGTAATTGAAGGTCCAATAGTTCCAACGCTCGACCCGGCAGTACTGGAAAGTGATCGGCTTAATTCGAATCTCCCGCCGGAAGACACTGCAGCGAGTGAAGGTGAACGAAATCGAGCCAAAGTATTAGGTTCTACTATGGGTGTATTTCAAAATGAGGatcatgcaaatgcaaatgttgAGCAGCTTGTAGTGGCAACGGCAAGTGCTGGATTACGGAAATTAACAGAAGCGCAGCGTAATAAGCTGAAAATACTATCACAAGAGTTCGAAATCGCACCACCAGAAGATGCTACTGGGATGGACGTTAATTGCAATCGGTTGGCAGAGCGTCGTAAAAATCGTGAACGAATCCTAATAAGTGATTACACCAATCGTGCACAAGAGAACACTGCTCCAACGTTTGGCCAAGCCACGGGACAAGAGCTGACGGAACTGCAGAAGAATCGGCGAAAGATTATGAGCCAAGAGTACAATTTGCTCACCGAAGATGCGGTACCGGATGGAACTACAT GCCGCGATCCGAATAAAAAACCCACGATGTACCTATATCTCGATTCGGATCGCGCTAGGAATCGCCGGCGAATATTAGAATCGGAGTTCAACATTGCGACGGGTGTGGAAAACTTTCCCGCCTCACCAATGTCGGTCGATAGCGACACAGTGGATGAATCAACGAGTCCCTCGGTAGCGCCAACTAACGCGATTGGTGGAGAACATGAACTAAAGAAGGATGTTAATGCAAATCCTGTCGCACAAAAAGGGAATGGTCTAAAGTTGGATGTAATAGCGGCAGCTGATGCGGCGGAAAGGTTTGCGATTGATAGACGGTTCGGAATCCCCGATACAGCTGCACTTGCACTGGAAACCCCGGCCAGTGCAATGAAACCTGCCGGAGAAGCAGAAGATGGACTCGATGGAGGGTTTGATTTTACCCGAGCGAAAGCGTTGGAAAGAAGAGACGGGTCGAGCGCGTGCCACAGTCTAGTTCCGGTCGAGGTCAAGGAAAAAGAAGCGGAGGAAGATGATGAAATTTATCGGGAATTTGTGCTTGCGATGAAAAAGCAATGCGAAAACTTCTGTCGTTTAGCAATCCCGAGTTTGAGCTCGGATGATACGGAACCGGACGACGATTCCGCTTCAAAAGTGCTTGAAAAAGAGCTTAATAGTGTGGACGTTCTGACCATAACGCGCTTCCTGCAGTATTCGTTGGTGATTCCCTTGAAAGCGCACATGGAGATCGTGAATAACGAGATACTGAAGATGTATCTGTACGATCTGGATATACTGGGACACTTCGAGAGCTTGCGCAATTACTTCCTGCTGATGGATGGCGAATTTTCAACCCACATTTGTGACAATCTCTTCAACCGATTGGAAACGGTACGGACTCCGGAGGAGTTGCTTAACTATCAAACGCTTCATTCGATCCTGGATGGGGCTCTGTACTCGAGTAATGCCGGTACCGATCCAAACGCCAACCGGTTATCGTTCATCGTGTGCCAAGTGCCGGAAAAGTTCGACCTATATTCGCCCAATGTGTTTAGCATGCTGAACCTAAGCTATCGCGTTGAGTGGCCCCTCAATTTGATCTTCTCGATGGAAACGATCGAACAGTACACGAACGTGTTTAAGTACTTGGTGAAGGTACGGCGCGTTAGCTACGTGCTGGAGGATTCATTCCAGCTGCTCAAGGAAGCTAGCAAACGGTTGGGAAAACCTTTACTCCATTCGCCGCAGTACGCACGCGTCCAGCTGATTCGTCACAAGTTGTCCCATCTGGTGAATGCTCTGAAGAACTACATCACAAGCAGTGTGCTGCACGCTTCCTGGGAAGCATTCCGTGAGGATCTGCAGTATTCCACCGAAACGATGGAAGATCTATTCCGGAAGCATCGGACGTATCTGAAGCGCGTTATCTTTCTCTGTCTGCTGAACAAGAGGAGCATTGAATTTTACAACAATATCGAGCAAATCTTTCGTGTGGTGCTTCGATTCTATCGGCATCTGCGTTCGAAGGAGTGGAGACTGCAGGAACCATCGCTGGCAGCAGGGAACGGCATGCAGTACTATGTGCATCCACGTTACCGGCAGATGCTGGACGATGAGGTGGACTTTGAGAAGCTGATCAAGTACACGATCTTCCTGGGCAACAAGATGTACGATCATGGATATCAGAAGGAAATATCGGAATTTCTGCACGTCATCAATATTAATGGTTATTACGATGATGTGAAGCCTGTTGTTAGCTAA